A window of Oceanidesulfovibrio indonesiensis genomic DNA:
TCATTACACGCACCACGTGCTGCTGATGGCTGCGGTGCCGGTAATATGCGCCTTTATCGGAACAACACAAATCGGCTGGAACTTCGGTGACGGCACCGTGGTTCAGCTTTCCTGGTTTACCGGACTCTATCTGGCCATCGTGTTCTATGGCCTGATGCTGGCAGGGGTAGCGATCATGGGTCGCGTCATTCACTGGATGGCGCGTAACTACCCGCAGCGTCCGTCGCTGGCGCACTGTATGGTT
This region includes:
- a CDS encoding Yip1 family protein, whose product is MNHVWGPFSHPDREMHVIKSENETVSHHYTHHVLLMAAVPVICAFIGTTQIGWNFGDGTVVQLSWFTGLYLAIVFYGLMLAGVAIMGRVIHWMARNYPQRPSLAHCMV